From Ramlibacter tataouinensis, the proteins below share one genomic window:
- a CDS encoding chemotaxis protein CheW — MSRAVARLVAYAEGRSIALAPHTTHEILESPRPTWVPGAAAHALGLLPWRGRRIPLIDVAALVQGGMTDRADACRYALVVAWQEAGEAALSYGALALHALPQMTEVSDVQLCPLPGDSGLWPRLALSCFSHEGQAVPVVDTARLFSATSAGTAR, encoded by the coding sequence ATGAGCCGCGCCGTCGCGCGCCTCGTGGCGTACGCCGAGGGCCGCAGCATCGCGCTGGCGCCGCACACCACGCACGAGATCCTGGAGTCGCCCCGGCCCACCTGGGTTCCGGGCGCCGCGGCGCATGCGCTGGGCCTGCTGCCGTGGCGTGGCCGGCGCATCCCGCTGATCGATGTCGCGGCGCTGGTGCAGGGCGGGATGACCGATCGCGCGGACGCCTGCCGCTACGCGCTGGTCGTGGCCTGGCAGGAGGCCGGCGAGGCCGCGCTGTCGTACGGCGCGTTGGCGCTGCATGCGCTGCCGCAAATGACCGAGGTGAGCGACGTGCAGTTGTGCCCCTTGCCCGGTGACTCCGGCCTGTGGCCCCGGCTGGCGCTGTCCTGCTTCAGTCACGAGGGCCAGGCCGTGCCGGTGGTCGACACGGCGCGGCTGTTCAGCGCTACTTCAGCAGGAACTGCTCGATGA
- a CDS encoding alpha/beta hydrolase family protein, translating to MIPQRSLLLALCLAAGAALAQAPAPVVKPGDNLVVEGIPPVPAGTAERVAQYTEFRSAALRDWHPKRREMLIGTRFGDTVQVHAVRVPQGARTQLTFFPDRVAGASFQPTHGNYFVFSKDVGGGEWHQLYRYDMADARVTLLTDGKSRNTGMVWNRAGDCIAYMSTRRTGRDSDLYLMDPADPKSDRLLLPLEGGGWGASDWSPDGRQIALLEFISINESRLWLVDVAAGTKRLITPPQSGEQVFHGAAQFSRDGKALYVSTDLGFEFRRLAHLDLATLQWQFLTSDIPWDVESFQLSDDGRTLALLTNEAGVGRLRFMDTATHRHRPGPALPVGVPGGIQWHKNNRELGFTLSAAKSPADVWSVDARTGKLTRWTTSETAGLDTSSFADARPVEWKSFDGRAISGFLYLPPARFTGKRPVVVDIHGGPEGQSRPYFLGRENYLLNELGIAIVYPNVRGSTGYGKTFAKLDNGMLREDSYKDIAALLDWIKAQPQLDGERILVTGGSYGGHMTLAVASNYSDRICCAIDVVGMSNLVTFLENTESYRRDLRRVEYGDERDPKMREFLTRIAPMTKAAHIRKPLFVVQGKNDPRVPASEALQMVETVRKTETPVWFLMANDEGHGFAKRKNRDFQFYAELLFIEQFLLK from the coding sequence ATGATTCCTCAGCGCAGCCTGCTGCTGGCGCTGTGCCTGGCGGCCGGGGCCGCGCTGGCACAGGCGCCGGCCCCTGTCGTCAAGCCCGGCGACAACCTCGTCGTCGAGGGCATCCCGCCGGTGCCGGCCGGCACCGCCGAGCGCGTCGCGCAATACACCGAGTTCCGTTCGGCGGCGCTGCGCGACTGGCACCCCAAGCGCCGCGAGATGCTGATCGGCACCCGCTTCGGCGATACGGTGCAGGTGCACGCCGTGCGCGTGCCGCAGGGCGCGCGCACGCAGCTCACCTTCTTCCCTGACCGCGTGGCCGGCGCCTCGTTCCAGCCGACCCACGGCAACTACTTTGTGTTCAGCAAGGACGTGGGCGGCGGCGAGTGGCACCAGCTCTACCGCTACGACATGGCCGACGCCCGTGTCACCCTGCTGACCGACGGCAAGTCGCGCAACACCGGCATGGTGTGGAACCGGGCCGGCGACTGCATCGCCTACATGTCCACCCGCCGCACCGGCAGGGACAGCGACCTGTACCTGATGGACCCGGCCGATCCGAAGAGCGACCGCCTGCTGCTGCCGCTGGAAGGCGGCGGCTGGGGCGCGAGCGACTGGTCGCCCGACGGCCGCCAGATCGCCCTGCTGGAATTCATCTCCATCAACGAATCGCGGCTGTGGCTTGTCGATGTGGCCGCCGGCACCAAGCGCCTGATCACGCCGCCGCAGTCCGGCGAGCAGGTCTTTCACGGCGCGGCCCAATTCAGCCGCGACGGCAAGGCGCTGTACGTCAGCACCGATCTCGGCTTCGAGTTCCGCCGCCTCGCGCACCTGGACCTGGCCACGCTGCAGTGGCAATTCCTGACCAGCGACATCCCCTGGGACGTCGAGTCCTTCCAGCTCTCGGACGACGGCCGCACGCTGGCCCTGCTCACGAACGAGGCGGGCGTGGGACGCCTGCGCTTCATGGACACGGCCACGCACCGGCATCGCCCGGGCCCGGCGCTGCCCGTGGGCGTGCCGGGCGGCATCCAGTGGCACAAGAACAACCGCGAGCTCGGCTTCACGCTGAGCGCGGCCAAATCGCCGGCCGACGTCTGGTCGGTCGATGCGCGCACCGGCAAGCTCACCCGCTGGACCACCAGCGAGACGGCGGGGCTGGACACTTCGTCCTTCGCCGATGCCAGGCCCGTCGAGTGGAAGAGCTTCGACGGCCGGGCGATCTCGGGCTTCCTCTACCTGCCGCCCGCGCGTTTCACTGGCAAGCGGCCGGTCGTGGTCGACATCCATGGCGGGCCCGAGGGCCAGTCGCGCCCGTACTTCCTCGGCCGCGAGAACTACCTGCTCAACGAACTGGGCATCGCCATCGTCTATCCGAACGTCCGCGGCTCCACCGGCTACGGCAAGACCTTCGCCAAGCTGGACAACGGCATGCTGCGCGAGGACTCGTACAAGGACATCGCCGCGCTGCTGGACTGGATCAAGGCACAGCCGCAGCTGGACGGCGAGCGCATCCTGGTGACCGGCGGCAGCTACGGCGGTCACATGACCCTGGCGGTGGCCAGCAACTACAGCGACAGGATCTGCTGCGCGATCGACGTGGTGGGCATGTCCAACCTCGTCACCTTCCTGGAGAACACCGAGAGCTACCGGCGCGACCTGCGCCGGGTCGAATACGGCGACGAGCGCGACCCGAAGATGCGCGAGTTCCTCACCCGCATCGCGCCCATGACCAAGGCAGCGCACATCCGCAAGCCGCTGTTCGTCGTCCAGGGCAAGAACGATCCGCGGGTGCCGGCCAGCGAGGCGCTGCAGATGGTCGAGACCGTGCGCAAGACCGAAACGCCGGTGTGGTTCCTGATGGCCAACGACGAAGGCCACGGCTTCGCCAAGCGCAAGAACCGCGACTTCCAGTTCTACGCCGAGCTGCTGTTCATCGAGCAGTTCCTGCTGAAGTAG
- a CDS encoding 6-phosphofructokinase: protein MAKKKMNAFYAQSGGVTAVINATACGVIQTARANKDKMGKVYAGRNGIIGALTEDLIDTGKESAAAIAALRYTPSGAFGSCRYKLKSLEANRREYERLIEVFRAHDIGYFFYNGGGDSADTCFKVSQLSESMGYPIQAIHVPKTVDNDLPITDCCPGFGSVAKYVAVSALEASFDVRSMALTSTKVFVLEVMGRHAGWIAAAGGLIEEHGIPVVVLFPEVAFDEAKFLARVDALVKKHGYCTVVVSEGAHHADGTFLAEQGTKDAFGHAQLGGAAPVVANMIKKGLGYKFHWAVADYLQRAARHIASKTDVKQAYELGAAAVKMALKGHNAVMPTIDRTSDAPYRYKIGMAPLAKVANVEKFMPRDFITADGFGITAKCKRYLMPLIQGEDSPTYKNGMPVYATLKNVAVAKKLPAFDLK from the coding sequence ATGGCCAAGAAAAAGATGAATGCCTTCTACGCGCAATCCGGCGGCGTCACCGCCGTGATCAACGCCACCGCCTGCGGCGTGATCCAGACGGCACGCGCGAACAAGGACAAGATGGGCAAGGTGTACGCGGGGCGCAACGGCATCATCGGCGCGCTGACCGAGGACCTGATCGACACCGGCAAGGAGTCGGCCGCGGCGATCGCGGCCCTGCGCTACACGCCCTCGGGCGCCTTCGGCTCCTGCCGCTACAAGCTCAAGTCGCTGGAGGCCAACAGGCGCGAGTACGAGCGCCTGATCGAGGTCTTCCGCGCCCACGACATCGGCTACTTCTTCTACAACGGCGGCGGCGACTCGGCCGACACCTGCTTCAAGGTGAGCCAGCTGTCCGAGAGCATGGGCTATCCGATCCAGGCGATCCACGTGCCCAAGACCGTGGACAACGACCTGCCGATCACCGACTGCTGCCCCGGCTTCGGCTCGGTGGCCAAGTACGTGGCGGTGTCGGCGTTGGAAGCGTCCTTCGACGTGCGCTCCATGGCCCTGACCTCGACCAAGGTGTTCGTGCTGGAGGTGATGGGCCGGCATGCGGGCTGGATCGCAGCGGCCGGCGGCCTGATCGAGGAACACGGCATCCCGGTGGTGGTGCTGTTCCCCGAAGTCGCGTTCGACGAGGCCAAGTTCCTGGCCCGCGTCGATGCGCTGGTGAAGAAGCACGGCTACTGCACCGTGGTCGTCTCAGAAGGCGCCCACCATGCCGACGGCACCTTCCTCGCCGAGCAGGGCACCAAGGACGCCTTCGGCCACGCCCAGCTCGGCGGCGCCGCACCGGTGGTGGCCAACATGATCAAGAAGGGCCTGGGCTACAAGTTCCACTGGGCCGTGGCCGACTACCTGCAGCGCGCGGCGCGCCACATCGCCAGCAAGACCGACGTGAAGCAGGCCTACGAGCTCGGCGCGGCGGCGGTGAAGATGGCGCTGAAGGGCCACAACGCCGTGATGCCGACCATCGACCGCACCAGCGATGCGCCCTACCGCTACAAGATCGGCATGGCGCCGCTGGCCAAGGTCGCGAACGTCGAGAAGTTCATGCCGCGCGACTTCATCACCGCGGACGGGTTCGGCATCACCGCCAAGTGCAAGCGCTACCTGATGCCCCTGATCCAGGGCGAAGATTCCCCGACCTACAAGAACGGCATGCCGGTGTACGCGACCCTGAAGAACGTCGCCGTCGCCAAGAAGCTGCCGGCATTCGACCTGAAATGA
- a CDS encoding class 1 fructose-bisphosphatase: MTQRISLTRYLVEQQRIRHHLLAELRLLIEVVARACKGISHAVTQGALGGVLGSAGSENVQGEVQKKLDIIANEVLIEANEWGGHLAAMASEEMDGIYAVPNRFPQGEYLLLFDPLDGSSNIDVNVSIGTIFSVLQKPEGSTGVTEQDFLQPGSRQVAAGYCIYGPQTTLVLTLGHGVVMFTLDREQGSFVLTGEDLRVPEDTREFAINMSNMRHWDAPVKRYVDECLAGKEGPRGKDFNMRWIASMVADVHRILTRGGIFMYPWDKREPDKPGKLRLMYEANPMSWIIEQAGGAATNGRQRILDIQPNGLHERVSVILGSRNEVERVTQYHLN; the protein is encoded by the coding sequence ATGACCCAACGCATTTCCCTCACCCGCTACCTCGTCGAGCAGCAGCGCATCCGGCACCACCTGCTGGCCGAGCTGCGCCTGCTGATCGAAGTGGTGGCCCGCGCCTGCAAGGGCATCAGCCATGCGGTGACCCAGGGCGCGCTCGGCGGCGTGCTGGGCAGCGCCGGCAGCGAGAACGTGCAGGGCGAGGTCCAGAAGAAGCTGGACATCATCGCCAACGAGGTGCTGATCGAGGCCAACGAATGGGGCGGCCACCTGGCGGCGATGGCCAGCGAGGAAATGGACGGCATCTACGCCGTGCCCAACCGCTTTCCCCAGGGCGAGTACCTGCTGCTGTTCGACCCGCTCGACGGCTCTTCCAACATCGACGTCAACGTCAGCATCGGCACCATCTTCAGCGTGCTGCAGAAACCCGAGGGCAGCACCGGGGTCACGGAGCAGGACTTCCTGCAGCCGGGCAGCCGGCAGGTGGCGGCCGGCTACTGCATCTACGGCCCGCAGACCACGCTGGTGCTCACCCTGGGCCACGGCGTCGTGATGTTCACGCTGGACCGCGAGCAGGGCTCCTTCGTTCTCACCGGCGAGGACCTGCGCGTGCCCGAGGACACCAGGGAATTCGCGATCAACATGAGCAACATGCGGCACTGGGACGCCCCGGTGAAGCGCTACGTCGACGAATGCCTGGCCGGCAAGGAAGGTCCGCGCGGCAAGGACTTCAACATGCGCTGGATCGCCTCGATGGTGGCGGACGTGCACCGCATCCTGACCCGCGGCGGCATCTTCATGTACCCCTGGGACAAGCGCGAGCCGGACAAGCCCGGCAAGCTGCGCCTGATGTACGAGGCCAACCCGATGTCCTGGATCATCGAGCAGGCGGGCGGCGCCGCCACCAACGGCCGCCAGCGCATCCTCGACATCCAGCCGAACGGCCTGCATGAGCGGGTGTCGGTGATACTGGGCTCGCGCAACGAGGTGGAGCGGGTCACCCAGTACCACTTGAACTGA
- the pepN gene encoding aminopeptidase N, whose product MREGQNVIYRADYQPPAYWIDTVELCFDLDPAKTRVLNRMKLRRNAQMPAQPLRLDGEELNLARVLVNGQGTSFKMENGQLVLENLPAGDEPFELEIFSTCAPAKNTTLSGLYTSGDSFFTQCEAEGFRRITYFLDRPDVMASYTVLIRADKARYPVLLSNGNLVDQGELDDGRHFAKWVDPHRKPSYLFALVAGQLVAREQRITSRAGKEHLLQVYVRPGDLDKTEHAMNSLMASVAWDEARFGLPLDLERFMIVATSDFNMGAMENKGLNIFNTKYVLASQATATDTDFFNIESVVGHEYFHNWTGNRITCRDWFQLSLKEGLTVFRDQEFSMDLAGEASARAVKRIEDVRVLRTMQFPEDAGPMAHPVRPEQYLEINNFYTVTVYEKGAEVVRMMQTLVGREGFRRGMDQYFQRHDGQAVTCDDFSQAIADANPGSRLAQTLEQFRRWYSQAGTPRVKAEGRWDADSGIYSLTLSQSCPPTPDQPAKDPFVIPIGLGLISGGVEIANGMHVLTEQSETLTFPGLQSEPVPSILRGFSAPVVLEFDYPDEQLLALLAHDADPFNRWEAGQRLALGRALAYLRTPGLARSDIRLDAPFVEAMRGILRHPTLDPAFKELVLTLPAETYISEQLDTVDPQRVHMVRDAMREQLAQALFHDWEWAFEQHRENGAYRPDPRSSGRRALAGLSLMHLCIAARKSGDTVWPGKTLQRFKDASNMTDRFNALTALVVSGHELAAPALARFHATFQDDALVLDKWFALQAGAPDRGGNILPIVKQLMNHPDFNIRNPNRARSLIFSYCNANPGAFHRPDAAGYVFWSERVTELDAFNPQVAARLARALDRWKKLEEPLRSAAREAIARVAAKPDLSNDVREVVTRALAD is encoded by the coding sequence ATGCGCGAAGGACAGAACGTGATCTACCGGGCCGACTACCAGCCGCCCGCGTACTGGATCGACACCGTCGAACTCTGCTTCGACCTCGACCCGGCCAAGACCCGGGTGCTCAATCGGATGAAGCTGCGTCGCAATGCGCAGATGCCGGCGCAACCGCTGCGCCTGGACGGCGAGGAGCTGAACCTGGCGCGGGTGCTGGTCAACGGCCAGGGCACCTCGTTCAAGATGGAAAACGGCCAGCTGGTGCTGGAGAACCTGCCGGCGGGCGACGAGCCCTTTGAGCTGGAGATCTTCAGCACCTGCGCGCCCGCCAAGAACACCACGCTCTCGGGTCTGTACACCAGCGGCGACTCGTTCTTCACGCAGTGCGAAGCCGAGGGCTTCCGCCGCATCACCTACTTCCTGGACCGCCCGGACGTGATGGCCAGCTACACCGTGCTGATCCGCGCGGACAAGGCCAGGTACCCGGTGCTGCTGTCCAACGGCAACCTGGTCGATCAGGGCGAGCTGGACGACGGCCGCCACTTCGCCAAGTGGGTGGACCCGCACCGCAAGCCCAGCTACCTGTTCGCGCTGGTGGCCGGCCAGCTGGTGGCGCGCGAGCAGCGCATCACCTCGCGCGCCGGCAAGGAGCACCTGCTGCAGGTGTACGTGCGGCCCGGCGACCTCGACAAGACCGAGCACGCGATGAACTCGCTCATGGCCTCGGTCGCCTGGGACGAGGCCCGCTTCGGCCTGCCGCTGGACCTGGAGCGCTTCATGATCGTCGCCACCAGCGACTTCAACATGGGCGCCATGGAAAACAAGGGCCTGAACATCTTCAACACGAAGTACGTGCTGGCCAGCCAGGCCACCGCCACCGACACCGATTTCTTCAACATCGAATCGGTGGTCGGCCACGAGTACTTCCACAACTGGACCGGCAACCGCATCACCTGCCGCGACTGGTTCCAGCTGTCGCTCAAGGAGGGACTGACGGTCTTCCGCGACCAGGAGTTCAGCATGGACCTGGCGGGCGAGGCCTCGGCCCGCGCGGTCAAGCGCATCGAGGACGTGCGCGTGCTGCGCACCATGCAGTTTCCGGAGGACGCGGGGCCGATGGCGCACCCGGTGCGCCCCGAGCAGTACCTGGAGATCAACAACTTCTACACCGTGACGGTGTACGAGAAGGGCGCCGAGGTCGTGCGCATGATGCAGACGCTGGTCGGCCGCGAAGGCTTCCGGCGCGGCATGGACCAGTACTTCCAGCGCCACGACGGACAGGCCGTCACCTGCGACGACTTTTCGCAGGCCATCGCCGACGCCAACCCCGGGTCCCGGCTCGCGCAGACGCTGGAGCAGTTCAGGCGCTGGTACAGCCAGGCCGGAACGCCGCGGGTGAAGGCCGAGGGCCGCTGGGACGCGGACTCGGGCATCTACAGCCTGACCCTGAGCCAATCGTGCCCGCCCACCCCCGACCAGCCGGCCAAGGATCCGTTCGTCATCCCGATCGGCCTGGGCCTGATCTCGGGCGGCGTCGAAATCGCCAACGGCATGCACGTGCTCACGGAGCAGAGCGAGACGCTCACCTTCCCCGGCCTGCAGTCCGAGCCCGTGCCTTCCATCCTGCGCGGCTTCAGTGCCCCAGTGGTGCTGGAGTTCGACTACCCCGACGAACAGCTGCTGGCGCTGCTGGCGCACGACGCCGACCCGTTCAACCGCTGGGAAGCAGGCCAGCGCCTGGCGCTGGGCCGCGCCCTCGCCTACCTGCGCACGCCCGGCCTGGCGCGCAGCGACATCCGGCTCGATGCGCCCTTCGTCGAGGCCATGCGCGGCATCCTGCGCCATCCCACGCTGGATCCGGCCTTCAAGGAGCTGGTGCTCACGCTGCCCGCCGAAACCTACATCTCCGAGCAGCTGGACACGGTGGACCCGCAGCGCGTGCACATGGTGCGCGACGCCATGCGCGAGCAGCTCGCGCAGGCGCTGTTCCACGACTGGGAATGGGCCTTCGAGCAGCACCGGGAGAACGGCGCCTACCGGCCCGATCCGCGCTCGTCCGGCCGCCGCGCCCTCGCCGGCCTGTCGCTCATGCACCTGTGCATCGCCGCGCGCAAGAGCGGCGACACGGTGTGGCCGGGCAAGACCCTGCAGCGCTTCAAGGACGCGAGCAACATGACCGACCGCTTCAACGCGCTCACCGCGCTGGTGGTCAGCGGCCATGAACTCGCGGCGCCGGCGCTGGCGCGCTTCCATGCCACCTTCCAGGACGATGCGCTGGTGCTGGACAAGTGGTTCGCCCTGCAGGCGGGCGCGCCGGACCGCGGCGGCAACATCCTGCCCATCGTCAAGCAGCTGATGAACCACCCGGACTTCAACATCCGCAACCCCAACCGCGCGCGCAGCCTGATCTTCAGTTACTGCAATGCCAACCCCGGCGCCTTCCACCGCCCGGATGCCGCGGGCTACGTGTTCTGGAGCGAGCGGGTGACCGAGCTCGATGCCTTCAACCCGCAGGTGGCGGCGCGCCTGGCGCGGGCGCTGGACCGCTGGAAGAAGCTCGAGGAGCCGCTGCGCAGCGCCGCGCGCGAGGCCATCGCCCGCGTGGCCGCCAAGCCGGACCTGTCGAACGACGTGCGCGAGGTCGTGACGCGCGCGCTGGCGGACTGA
- the prfB gene encoding peptide chain release factor 2 (programmed frameshift) produces MDAEHINQIGASLTDLSARAQALRGYLDFDAKSERLRTVTAALEDPAVWNDPKKAQELGKEKKQLDDVVLTLSNLARDLGDNLELYEMSKEEGDHAGLITIETDAARLAKDVEALEFRRMFNNPADPLNCFLDIQAGAGGTEACDWASMLLRQYLKYAERKGFKTSVEDESPGDTAGIKGATIKIEGEYAYGLLRTETGVHRLVRKSPFDSAGGRHTSFASVFVYPEIDDSIEIDINPADVRVDTYRASGAGGQHINKTDSAVRLTHMPTGIVVQCQDSRSQHSNRDVAWRRLRSRLYDHEMRKRMEEQQKLEATKTDVGWGHQIRSYVLDQSRIKDLRTSVEISNTQKVLDGDLDTFIEASLKQGV; encoded by the exons ATGGACGCAGAACACATCAACCAGATCGGCGCCAGCCTCACCGATCTTTCCGCCCGAGCCCAAGCCCTACGGGGGTATCTT GACTTCGACGCCAAGTCGGAGCGCCTGAGAACCGTCACCGCCGCCCTGGAAGACCCGGCGGTCTGGAACGATCCCAAGAAGGCCCAGGAACTGGGCAAGGAAAAGAAGCAGCTCGATGACGTGGTGCTCACGTTGTCGAACCTCGCGCGCGATCTCGGCGACAACCTCGAGTTGTACGAGATGAGCAAGGAGGAAGGCGACCACGCCGGGCTGATCACCATCGAAACGGACGCCGCGCGCCTGGCCAAGGACGTGGAGGCGCTGGAGTTCCGGCGCATGTTCAACAACCCGGCCGACCCGCTGAACTGCTTCCTGGACATCCAGGCCGGCGCCGGCGGCACCGAAGCCTGCGACTGGGCCAGCATGCTGCTGCGCCAATACCTCAAGTACGCCGAGCGCAAGGGCTTCAAGACCAGCGTCGAGGACGAATCGCCCGGCGACACTGCCGGCATCAAGGGCGCCACGATCAAGATCGAGGGCGAGTACGCCTACGGCCTGTTGCGCACCGAAACCGGCGTGCACCGGCTGGTGCGCAAGTCCCCCTTCGACTCGGCCGGCGGTCGCCACACCAGCTTCGCCAGCGTGTTCGTCTACCCCGAGATCGACGACTCGATCGAGATCGACATCAACCCGGCGGACGTGCGGGTGGACACCTACCGCGCCTCGGGCGCGGGCGGCCAACACATCAACAAGACCGATTCGGCGGTGCGCCTGACCCACATGCCCACCGGCATCGTGGTGCAGTGCCAGGACAGCCGCAGCCAGCACTCCAACCGCGACGTCGCCTGGCGGCGCCTGCGCTCGCGCCTGTACGACCACGAGATGCGCAAGCGCATGGAAGAACAGCAGAAGCTCGAGGCCACCAAGACCGACGTCGGCTGGGGTCACCAGATCCGAAGCTACGTGCTGGACCAGAGCCGCATCAAGGACCTGCGCACCAGCGTGGAAATCTCCAACACCCAGAAGGTGCTGGACGGCGACCTCGACACCTTTATCGAGGCCTCGCTCAAACAAGGCGTCTGA
- a CDS encoding DUF2927 domain-containing protein, giving the protein MLACLVPFAASADELGDGLATLWEVLWHQSGTPTRIVRWENDIRVRFSGINVDAHREHTLQALRAVTGEANVKLIDVTGQPDEKTANLTVEITPDDQLEDNQPCVTYLNFKVETRIDSGRVQMRDRDAWRCAHHEAMHVMGVRGHPAGQTVLSYFPWKIDGLLPLDRVMLRAWYSPRMAGGMTPFEALPVLADELVATVPAEQRQAAAQARDAFFANTIRQMHAYATGQGDVPAVVKRSGKSTGEGIRFGRSEMSYFLGIAYLEGATVTRDATEAVRWLERAATLGNRGAQAKLGAFR; this is encoded by the coding sequence TTGCTGGCCTGCCTGGTGCCTTTCGCGGCATCCGCCGATGAGCTTGGCGATGGACTGGCGACCCTGTGGGAAGTGCTGTGGCACCAGAGCGGCACGCCCACGCGCATCGTCCGCTGGGAGAACGACATCCGCGTGCGCTTTTCCGGCATCAACGTCGATGCGCACCGCGAGCACACCCTGCAGGCGCTGCGCGCCGTCACCGGCGAAGCGAACGTCAAGCTGATCGACGTCACCGGCCAGCCGGATGAGAAGACTGCCAACCTGACGGTCGAGATCACGCCCGACGACCAGCTCGAAGACAACCAGCCCTGCGTCACCTACCTCAACTTCAAGGTCGAGACCCGGATCGATTCGGGCCGCGTCCAGATGCGCGACCGCGACGCCTGGCGCTGCGCCCACCACGAGGCGATGCATGTCATGGGCGTGCGCGGCCATCCCGCCGGGCAAACGGTGCTGAGCTACTTTCCATGGAAGATCGACGGACTGCTGCCCCTGGACCGGGTGATGCTGCGCGCCTGGTACTCGCCGCGCATGGCCGGCGGCATGACGCCCTTCGAGGCCCTGCCGGTGCTGGCCGACGAACTGGTCGCCACGGTGCCGGCCGAGCAGCGCCAGGCCGCGGCGCAGGCGCGCGACGCCTTCTTCGCCAACACCATCCGTCAGATGCACGCCTATGCCACCGGCCAGGGCGACGTGCCCGCGGTGGTCAAGCGCTCGGGCAAGTCCACCGGCGAAGGCATCCGCTTCGGCCGCAGCGAAATGAGTTACTTCCTCGGCATCGCCTACCTGGAAGGCGCCACCGTCACGCGTGACGCCACCGAGGCGGTGCGCTGGCTGGAACGCGCCGCCACCCTGGGCAACCGCGGCGCGCAGGCCAAGCTGGGCGCCTTCAGGTAG
- a CDS encoding alpha/beta fold hydrolase, producing the protein MYQVKNACRSEFVRIRHLDYHVLQWGVPGPGKTPLVMVHGWMDVAASWQFVVDAFAQDHYIVAPDWRGFGLTEAAPCDNYWFPDYLADLDCLLDHYAQDAAVNLVGHSMGGNIAMLYSGSRPERIRRLVNLEGFGMAVTRPEQAPRRYAKWMDELKALHRGEMALKSYDSAAGVARRLMKTNRRLGQDKADWLATHWARPDADGTWRILGDPAHKIINAQLYRVDEVLEIYKSIGAPTLAVEASDDSLAQWWEGKFTLAEFHERLKCVPDCRITRVDDAGHMLHHDQPAQVARLIEDFIG; encoded by the coding sequence ATGTACCAAGTGAAGAATGCCTGCCGCAGCGAGTTTGTCCGCATCCGCCACCTCGACTACCACGTGCTGCAGTGGGGCGTGCCGGGACCGGGCAAGACGCCGCTGGTGATGGTCCACGGCTGGATGGATGTGGCGGCTTCGTGGCAGTTCGTGGTCGACGCCTTCGCGCAGGACCACTACATCGTGGCGCCCGACTGGCGCGGCTTCGGCCTGACCGAGGCCGCGCCCTGCGACAACTACTGGTTTCCCGACTACCTGGCCGACCTCGATTGCCTGCTCGACCACTATGCGCAGGATGCCGCCGTGAACCTGGTGGGCCACAGCATGGGCGGCAACATCGCCATGCTGTACTCGGGTTCGCGGCCGGAGCGCATCCGCCGGCTGGTGAACCTGGAAGGCTTCGGCATGGCGGTGACGCGTCCGGAGCAGGCGCCGCGGCGCTACGCCAAGTGGATGGACGAACTCAAGGCGCTGCATCGCGGCGAGATGGCGCTCAAGAGCTACGACTCGGCCGCCGGCGTGGCGCGGCGCCTGATGAAGACCAATCGCCGGCTGGGCCAGGACAAGGCCGACTGGCTCGCCACACACTGGGCCCGGCCCGATGCCGACGGCACTTGGCGCATCCTGGGCGACCCGGCCCACAAGATCATCAACGCCCAGCTGTACCGCGTGGACGAGGTGCTCGAGATCTACAAGTCGATCGGCGCGCCCACCCTGGCCGTGGAAGCCAGCGACGACAGCCTGGCGCAGTGGTGGGAAGGCAAGTTCACGCTGGCCGAGTTCCATGAGCGCCTCAAGTGCGTGCCCGACTGCCGCATCACCCGGGTGGATGACGCCGGGCACATGCTGCACCACGACCAGCCGGCGCAAGTGGCCCGGCTGATCGAGGATTTCATCGGCTAG